The following coding sequences lie in one Capsicum annuum cultivar UCD-10X-F1 chromosome 5, UCD10Xv1.1, whole genome shotgun sequence genomic window:
- the LOC107871729 gene encoding DNA-directed RNA polymerases II, IV and V subunit 3-like, whose amino-acid sequence MDSVSYQRFPRIKIHEANPDFMKFELRDTDSSIANALRHIMIVEVPTIAVDLVEIKVNSSVLNDEFISHRLGLIPLTSERAMSMRFSRDGDACDGDGQCEYCSVEFHLSV is encoded by the coding sequence atggaCAGTGTCTCTTACCAACGTTTTCCCCGTATCAAAATCCACGAAGCCAACCCCGACTTCATGAAATTCGAGCTCCGAGACACAGATTCCAGCATAGCTAACGCACTTCGTCATATAATGATAGTCGAAGTCCCAACCATAGCAGTCGACCTCGTAGAAATCAAAGTGAATTCTTCTGTCTTAAATGATGAGTTTATTTCACATCGTTTAGGTTTAATACCATTAACGAGTGAACGTGCTATGAGTATGAGGTTTTCGCGTGATGGTGATGCTTGTGATGGTGATGGACAATGTGAGTATTGTTCAGTTGAGTTTCATTTAAGTGTTTGA
- the LOC107872378 gene encoding kunitz trypsin inhibitor 5 — MGTTNYPKLLLILQILFSLSYLTTSQQPATTPITTTSVLDTDGRALQIGLKYTILPNQNGTSTTGGGGGLVLAAKNRPCPFYVMQENLESSSNGLPTRFIPVDNKQQVINLSTDLNIVFFAATICVQSTAWKVSGMDEITGRRYVMSGGMTGRPGLETISNWFRIEMYGNNGSYKIVFCPGVCSNCKVVCGNVGVFNENGKRWLGLNDEPLVVRFKKVLN, encoded by the coding sequence ATGGGTACTACAAACTACCCAAAATTATTACTCATACTCCAAATATTATTCTCTTTATCTTACCTAACAACCAGCCAGCAACCAGCAACAACACCAATAACAACCACATCAGTGCTGGACACTGATGGTCGTGCGCTACAGATTGGCTTAAAATACACAATTTTACCTAATCAAAATGGAACTAGTACTACTGGAGGAGGAGGTGGACTAGTACTAGCAGCTAAAAATAGGCCATGTCCATTTTATGTCATGCAAGAAAATCTTGAATCATCATCCAATGGCCTTCCAACAAGATTCATCCCTGTTGACAATAAACAACAAGTCATAAATTTATCAACTGATTTAAACATTGTGTTTTTTGCTGCCACAATTTGTGTGCAGTCCACAGCGTGGAAGGTCAGTGGCATGGACGAGATAACGGGCAGGAGGTATGTCATGAGTGGTGGCATGACTGGCCGGCCAGGGCTTGAGACAATAAGCAATTGGTTTAGAATAGAAATGTATGGGAATAATGGGAGTTATAAGATTGTGTTTTGTCCTGGAGTTTGCAGTAATTGTAAGGTAGTGTGTGGGAATGTTGGTGTTTTTAATGAGAATGGGAAGAGGTGGCTTGGATTGAATGATGAACCACTTGTTGTAAGGTTCAAAAAAGTGTTGAATTAG
- the LOC107872377 gene encoding uncharacterized protein LOC107872377, whose product MIARIIFCTAVLLAILSVILLAIFSPIPQGNKSKSPPWVDLSLYIQQPRVSVSNISPEKTPTDFSALIFHRLLTEGPENTSRVVGKVQGFIIPIQDFANSAFNIIYLTFSSKEFSGSLSVEAKSLTNDNKGEFMNVVAGTGYFAFARGLAIFSQTEREAINSDNLEANYHIKLQLKFPNTSQTIPK is encoded by the coding sequence ATGATAGCAAGAATCATATTTTGCACTGCAGTTTTACTAGCAATACTTTCAGTAATTCTCCTAGCAATATTCTCACCAATACCCCAGGGAAACAAATCAAAAAGTCCCCCTTGGGTTGATTTATCTCTTTATATTCAACAGCCTCGAGTATCTGTTTCCAATATTTCTCCCGAAAAAACTCCAACAGACTTTAGCGCTTTAATTTTCCATCGCCTTCTTACAGAAGGCCCGGAAAACACGTCTCGTGTAGTTGGGAAAGTGCAAGGTTTCATCATCCCCATTCAAGATTTCGCGAATTCAGCGTTTAATATTATTTATCTTACGTTTAGTTCAAAAGAATTTAGTGGGAGTCTTAGTGTTGAGGCTAAAAGTTTGACAAATGACAACAAGGGAGAGTTTATGAATGTTGTTGCTGGTACTGGCTATTTTGCCTTTGCTCGTGGCCTAGCTATTTTTTCACAAACAGAAAGAGAAGCTATTAATTCTGATAATTTGGAAGCTAATTATCATATAAAGCTTCAATTGAAATTCCCTAATACATCACAAACAATTCCAAAATGA